The segment GGAAATAATTTTTTCTCTTCCCACATCATAGATTCAATTTTTTCTGAAACAGGATAAATTGTTTTATCCCCAGAGAATTCTGCCAATATTTTTGATTGTGCTTTTATCACATCAGAGCGTGGATCGCATTTCTTGTAAACACGATGCCCAAAGCCCATAATCAACTCTTTTTTCTCTAGCATTTCTTTAATACGTGTTTGTGCTTCTTCAACGCTATTAAACTGAGAAATCAAATACATTGCAGCTTCATTTGCACCGCCATGTAATGGGCCTCTTAAAGTGCCAATGGCTGCGGTTACCGCAGAATAAAAATCAGATTTAGTCCCCGTACAAACACGTGCAGCAAAAGTAGAAGCATTAAATTCGTGCTCAGCATATAAAATTAAAGAAATATCTAAAGTTTTTTCCATCATTTCTGCTAAATCTGAATGCTGCCGAATCCGTGGCCCATGTAATAACGTTAGAAAATGCGCAGCAGTGGTTTCTGCGGCAATATTGACTTCAATTTTATGGCCGTTTTGATGATAGTGGTACCAATACAATAAGGCAGAAGGAAAAATTGCAAGTAATCTATCCGCAATATCTTCGGCTCTTTTGCCTTCCACCTCAGGCTCAAGCACACCTAGCAAAGAACAGGTTGTACGCAATACATCCATAGGATGCGCACTGCCAGGCATTTTCTCCAAGCAATTTGCCAATGCTGGCGGAATACCACGTAAACTTTTTAATTTATTTTGATAATTTTTTAACTGCTGTTTATTAGGTAAGGTACCCCAAATCAGCAAATGTGCAACTTCTTCAAAGCATGCTTTTTCAGTCAAATCATAAATAGAGTAACCTCGATAATGTAAATTATCGCCGTCTTCACCGACAGTGCATATCGCCGTTCTTCCTGCAACAACACCTTTTAATCCTGCTTGGCTCCCTGTTGGATTACTACTCATCACTTGACTCCTCTTGCTCTAAATAACGATTTAATTTTTCTTCATATTGTACATAATTTAATACATCATACAGTTCATCACGTGTTTGCATTAAAGAAATGACGGATTGCTGTGTACCTTCTTGACGAATCGCTTGAAATACACGAGATGCCGCTTGATTCATCGCTCGAAAAGCACTTAAAGGGTAAAGAACCATATCAACATTATTTTGTTTGAGTTGTTCCACTGTATAAAGTTGTGTTTTACCAAATTCAGTAATATTTGCTAAAAGCGGAATAGAAATATGTGATTTGAAGCGTTTATATTGAGCAAGATCGGTAACGGCCTCTAAAAATAATGCATCAGCCCCTGCTGCTTCATAAGCTTTAACTCTTTTAATAGTTTCTTCTTCTGCTTCATAATGCAAGGCATCCGTACGCGCCATTAACATGAATTGCGAATTTGTTTTACCCGCACATGCAGCTTCTAAGCGAGCACACATTGTATTAGTCTTAACGATTTTCTTTCCATCTCGATGACCACAGCGTTTAAAATTTGCTTGATCTTCTATATGAGCTGCCATTGCGCCTGCATTGCAGAGTAGTTTAACGGCTCTTTCTGTATTGAGAGGGCTATCCCACCCCGTATCAATATCTACCAATAAGGGTAAATTTGTTATCCGCGTAATAGACTGAACTTCATGCAAAACATCATCGAGTGAAGTCAAGCCCAAATCAGGAAGCCCTCGAACGTTCGCGACACCAGCCCCTGATAAATACAAAGCATTGAAACCTTGTTGCTCAGCGATTTTTGCACTCAATGCATTGATAACACCCACAATTTGTAAAGGGTGTTCATTGTGAAGGACATCATAAAAAGAATTTTTTTGAGTCATAACTTGTTCCATAAGTTATTAGCAGGCTGTCATTGTAACCTGCCTAAAACCAAGCTTCTAGCCCACAAGCTTCAAATAAGTTTTTAAATTAACTTTATTTTGAAATCCAATGTGCTTTTCTAAGCATGATAAATAAGAGTGGTGGCAAAGAAAGTGTAACAAGCCCAACAATAAGATAAGCTTTATATAAAATTTGGTTTTCCATATTTAACTGGGCGGGTGGAATAAAACAGATTGTCATTGCAAACAAAGAAGCCAATATTCCCAAACAAGCAACGATCCACATACCCATATTATTTTTACCTGGCACACGATAATGCCTTAATACTTCTTTTTGCGTATACCGCAATCTAATACCCGCTGCAAAAATTAAAATATACATAATCATTGCAAATTGAATGGTCAGTGCGGTTACAATCCAAAATGAGCTATTTACATCCGGCATAAAAAAGAAAATCAGCGTCAATGAAGAGGCAATGACTGCTTGAAATAAAAGTGTACCAATTGGCATATTATTTTTATTTACTTTCTGCAAAAAAGGTGGCAAAAAACCATCTGTCGCACAGGTTAGAATGCCTTTTGCAGGCCCTAAAATCCAGGTATTAATACCCGCAAGTGAACCAACCACTGCCATGAAGGCCAACACAGGAACCGCCCAGACCATACCAAAGGCATGAAAAAATGCTTCATAGGCCTGCATAAGTCCAGCGAATAAACTCACATCTGTTTTTGAAACAACAAATGCGATTGATAATGAACCCAATATTGAGATAGCCAAGATAATAACGGCTGAGATAAGTATGGCTCTAGGATAATCTCGCTGTGGATTTTTGGCTTCTCTAGCGTGAAAAGCAGACATTTCCATACCTGCCAAACCTAATAAAACACCCGCAAAAAACACCATACTTTCAAGGCGAAACTCTGGCAAAGCTGATTGCATACTGACTTCCATTTTAATAGGGTTACCTAGATACAACCAAATCATCCCTAAGGAAATAATCAGAATACCTGGCAACAAAGTACCTAATATGGCACCCATTGAGCTGATCCAACCGGAAGTTTTCATTCCTAAAAAATTAACAAAGGTTGCTATCCAAAAAACACTTAGCATCACAACAACCATGTAATGTTTATTATGGATAAGAGCGGGGTTAAAGATGTAAGCAAATGCACCAGCAGTAAAGGTCAACACTGTTGGATACCAAGAGATGCTCAACATCCAAGAAATCCACACCGCAAAAAAACCAACTTTTTTACCAAAGGCTTCGCTTACCCAAGCATAGAGACCACCCGCATGCGGCCACCCTGTCGCAAGCTCAGCGCAAACCAAGGCAGTTGGAATAAAAAAGACAAATGCAGCTAAAAGATAATAAAAAATACTAGCAAAGCCATACTCGACCATGATAGAAAGATTTCTCAAACTGATGATTGCAGCAACATTAATCATCGCCAGAGTAAAAACACCGAGTATTCTTTGGTTAACCAACTGTAGCCTTTGGCTTGTATAATATTAGCCGGAAAGCTTATCTTAACTTGTCCTTAGGATGCAATCATTAATTGGATTCATCACCGTTTTGTATAGCTTCGAAGATTTGTTATCTAACAATCAAATTCTATTGTTAAATTTAAGGAATTATTAATGCCATTCCCTATTATCTCATTTGATGCAACTGTGGAATTAACCCAAACACAATACTATTTAAAAGCAGCTATAGAATTACTTGGAGCGGAAGCTTTTGAAGGACCTGGTAGAGATTATAATGGTTTTCCAGAAATATTGTTTAGAGCGGCCAATCTTGGAGAATACCTAAACAAATCAGAAACCGCTTCTATCATGCTTTTCCATCAAATTGTGAGACATCCTGAAAGGGAATACACTTATAGAAATTTCAATTCAGCCATGACCTTTGGCTCATTTGTTGCATCAAATCTCTTAATATCCACTGTGCTAAACCGCTATCAAGGCAATCCAAATTTTAACAAGATACTTGCATATCATCTTCTCAAATCAGCAACCAATGCTTATAACGCAGCAGCCTTACATTACCAAGATAATGCAACAGAGCAAAGCATTCAAGAATGTCATCAACTCTTAATTTATGCATATTCTTTACTAAATGCCTGCGAATTTTTATGCCCTGATGCAATAGAACAAGATCCTTATTTACAGAAAACACACCACACTTTACTAGAAAATTTCATTGCTGCAAAAGAAGAACTCCAAGCAAAAGGCGTTGTGCTTGAAGTGAATGAGCTTAATACTCTTGTTGAAAAAAGAAATACCATTGAAGAAAGAATGTTTAGAAACACAAAGGCACGCGTTATCTTTACACCAGAGCTAAAATGGGCGCAAAGATTAAATCCATCTGCTTTAGCAGAACTCATTCACATTATCCAAGAAATACAGGCAGGTAATCTACCCAGACAACAGATTGCGCTCTATCTCTCTCATTCTGTAGGTCATGCAATCACTTTAGATATTTCTAAAAATAATAACTCTCAAAAAATAGAGATTATTGCATTGGAATCAACCTGCAACTGGCAATTTGTAGATGCCTTACAAAAAATAACAGATGCCCTCACAAAATCTGAAATCAAACATAATATTATTGCCTGCCAAACAGGGCTACAAAAAGATGGCATGAGCTGTACGGCTTATGTTTTATGCTTTTTATCCTTACTTGCCAAAACATCCTTTCAAGAACTCAGTCAAAAAACAGCATCCTTTCACGCACAACCAGATTTTTTCATCTCTTCTCAATTGGGCTCACAATCTATGTCTACCATTCCAAATGTCAGATGGTTCGACGTAACAGCATTAGGTAAAAAAGCGGTGATGATGGGTCAATCTTTTACAAAAATGCGTAGTGATCTACAGAAACTCTTTCCAGATCTTGAACACAAAAAAATTGAAACTATGATCGCGGATCTAAAAAGGCATTATAATATAGATAGCAAAGAAATTGACTCTTATATTGACTACAAGCGCAGAGAATACAAAGCCATCGCATCAGGACAACCCTTTAAGCATATCTCTTGGGATGGCATTGCAGCGAAGCTGACAGGGACATCTCAAAAAATACCACCCACACGAGAAGTGGCATTGCGCCGCTTAGCAGCAGGCTTTGGAACAGTTCAAGAACTCGAATATCTGATTTCCAGTATGGAAGCATTATCTCTCTCCTGCCAAGACAGCGGTGAAAAGGGTTATACCCCTTTACATCATGCAGTTAAAAATGCCAAAGAGAAAAGAGCTTTCTTATTGTTAAGCTCAGGTGCCGATCCCGATATTGCGGATAAAACACCAGAGCACAAAACAGCAAGACAATATGCTGAAGCATTAGAAACCACCCAACCTTCATATATAAAGACCAAACTTGCACAATAAAGCACTGAATCATGTAATGCCGGTCAGTAAAGAAATGAACGAAGTGAATGATTATCTTCCCTTGGAATCAAGGGAAGAGGCTCAGCTTTAGTGAGCAGATGGATTTTTTTAAATCTTTATTTATAAAATCCCTCCGCCGCAGACGGCGACTCCCTTTGATTGTAAAGCTGTCTCTTAGTCACATTTTTGATTAAGCTACAGAGTTATATTTTTAACAGAGTTCTCGATGAGCATAGCGAATAAAAAATCCCACTTTTTGAAGGGGGATGCGCACTGATAAGTGCGCAAGGGGGATTTATGCTGGAGGCTAAGTTCAAAAAGCTAAATCCCTCTGCTCGTCGCAGCTACGCTGCACGAGCGTCTCCCTTTACGAAAGTGAGAACATGTTCGCTTTGCGAACGAAGAAAAAGACAGTTACTATGCTTATAGTCAACTTATGTAGAAGAGACAGGATTACAAAGTGGGCGTAGGATGCTTCGCACCAACACTCATACTTGTATAGGTGCTAATCTTTTTATAAACGAAATATAGATTAGGGATTCTGCTCTAGATTATCAACCAAACAAGCTTTTATTATCTTTAAGTTGACGCCTATGAGCCTTCGCTGGCATGACAACACAAATCACTTAATGCAGGTACGGATAAAACACCAGAACAAAAAACAGCAAGACAATATGCTAGTGATTTAGTGAGTTTCCATTCATGAGTTGTAACTTCAAATAAATTACTGATTAATAGCATTATTAATACGCGGACATAATATTTAGGATAGTTATGAAGCTGCATTGTTTTGGTGCGACACAAGAAGTAACCGGCTCTTGTTTTTTAATTGAGAATCAAAATAAAAAGATCCTCGTTGATTGTGGCCTTATACAAGGAAGAGCCATAGATGAGAAAAGAAACTACGAAGCCCTTCCATTCGTTGCCAAAGAAATTGATGTGGTTATTCTAACCCATGCCCACATTGATCACTCTGGCAGACTGCCTATCTTAATTAAAAATGGATTCAGTGGAAAAATTATTTCTCATCCAGCAACCATAGATCTATGCGATATCATGCTGAGAGACACAGGTTTCTTAAATGAAAAAGAAGTTGAAACCTTAAACCGTAAGCGAGAAAGAAAAGGACTCGACTACCGTGAGCCACTCTATACTGTTAAAGATGCTATAAATACTATGCAATTTTTTAGCCCTCTTCCTTATGACAAAATCGAAGAAATATTACCCAATGTAAAAATTAGATTTTTAGATGCAGGTCATATTTTAGGTTCAGCCATTGTGGAAATGTGGTTAAGTGAAGGCGGTGTTACTCGAAAAGTTGTCTTTAGTGGTGATTTAGGACGTCAAGGATTACCTATTTTAAAAGATCCTACCTTTGTTAAAAATGCAGATGTGGTCATTATGGAGAGCACCTATGGTGATAGAAATATACAACCGTGGAAAGAAACCATAA is part of the Candidatus Berkiella cookevillensis genome and harbors:
- the prpC gene encoding bifunctional 2-methylcitrate synthase/citrate synthase — translated: MSSNPTGSQAGLKGVVAGRTAICTVGEDGDNLHYRGYSIYDLTEKACFEEVAHLLIWGTLPNKQQLKNYQNKLKSLRGIPPALANCLEKMPGSAHPMDVLRTTCSLLGVLEPEVEGKRAEDIADRLLAIFPSALLYWYHYHQNGHKIEVNIAAETTAAHFLTLLHGPRIRQHSDLAEMMEKTLDISLILYAEHEFNASTFAARVCTGTKSDFYSAVTAAIGTLRGPLHGGANEAAMYLISQFNSVEEAQTRIKEMLEKKELIMGFGHRVYKKCDPRSDVIKAQSKILAEFSGDKTIYPVSEKIESMMWEEKKLFPNLDFYSASAYHFCGIPTFMFTPLFVMSRITGWAAHIIEQRKDNKLIRPTAEYIGPSARPLTDISVR
- the prpB gene encoding methylisocitrate lyase translates to MTQKNSFYDVLHNEHPLQIVGVINALSAKIAEQQGFNALYLSGAGVANVRGLPDLGLTSLDDVLHEVQSITRITNLPLLVDIDTGWDSPLNTERAVKLLCNAGAMAAHIEDQANFKRCGHRDGKKIVKTNTMCARLEAACAGKTNSQFMLMARTDALHYEAEEETIKRVKAYEAAGADALFLEAVTDLAQYKRFKSHISIPLLANITEFGKTQLYTVEQLKQNNVDMVLYPLSAFRAMNQAASRVFQAIRQEGTQQSVISLMQTRDELYDVLNYVQYEEKLNRYLEQEESSDE
- a CDS encoding amino acid permease; the protein is MVNQRILGVFTLAMINVAAIISLRNLSIMVEYGFASIFYYLLAAFVFFIPTALVCAELATGWPHAGGLYAWVSEAFGKKVGFFAVWISWMLSISWYPTVLTFTAGAFAYIFNPALIHNKHYMVVVMLSVFWIATFVNFLGMKTSGWISSMGAILGTLLPGILIISLGMIWLYLGNPIKMEVSMQSALPEFRLESMVFFAGVLLGLAGMEMSAFHAREAKNPQRDYPRAILISAVIILAISILGSLSIAFVVSKTDVSLFAGLMQAYEAFFHAFGMVWAVPVLAFMAVVGSLAGINTWILGPAKGILTCATDGFLPPFLQKVNKNNMPIGTLLFQAVIASSLTLIFFFMPDVNSSFWIVTALTIQFAMIMYILIFAAGIRLRYTQKEVLRHYRVPGKNNMGMWIVACLGILASLFAMTICFIPPAQLNMENQILYKAYLIVGLVTLSLPPLLFIMLRKAHWISK